The DNA window GTCATAAGGAAGCGATATATGTATATGGAATGATTTTATTGTGTTCTGAAGATCACGACTCAAGAAAAATGGGAATTGAACATATGCGTTTTTTGAGAAAGTCGAAGTGTATTATGAGTTCAAGAAGGAATGTACAAAACTTCATAGACTCTTTGTGGAAAAATGATGGCATGCTGCTGCGCAATCAAACTCCCATATGCAACTCTCAGGGTATGTGTCATGGTTGGAGAGTCAAAGATGGTCGATGGTCTTTATTGGATGATGAAGACGATGATACAAAATTGTGTGAAAATTGTAGATGGGATTATGAATtagatttcttttataaattattGAATGTTCATTAGTTCTAGTTTCCTGAAATGTTAAAATGTATtacatttatgaaaaacagttatCTAGGTACATCTTAAATAAAAAGTTTTAGTCACAAGAGTGgcttgtgcaggttgttagtcgcGAGGTTGTCTGTGCAAGGTAAGTAACCGACTGTTGG is part of the Vicia villosa cultivar HV-30 ecotype Madison, WI linkage group LG2, Vvil1.0, whole genome shotgun sequence genome and encodes:
- the LOC131651400 gene encoding putative F-box protein At1g67623, coding for MSSSEIKLEKKSNKSEDVSSSSIQSLPRDLLRDVIINVGSQSFVDLHKIKVCCKDFLEVAQESENIESLYREGLLKYFNYSNGNIDGLESLKIAAQKGHKEAIYVYGMILLCSEDHDSRKMGIEHMRFLRKSKCIMSSRRNVQNFIDSLWKNDGMLLRNQTPICNSQGMCHGWRVKDGRWSLLDDEDDDTKLCENCRWDYELDFFYKLLNVH